A single genomic interval of Corylus avellana chromosome ca10, CavTom2PMs-1.0 harbors:
- the LOC132163457 gene encoding glucomannan 4-beta-mannosyltransferase 2: MAEISQKILFPGTFQGVRDELAGQIGMMWELVKAPLIVPILRLGVYACLIMSLMLFIERVYMGIVIILVKLFWKKPEKRYKFEPLQEDLEMGSSNFPVVLIQIPMFNEREVYKVSIGAACGLSWPSDRLVIQVLDDSTDPAVKQMVETECQRWASKGINITYQIRENRTGYKAGALKEGLKRSYVKHCEYVAIFDADFRPEPDYLRRAIPFLVHNPQIALVQGRWIFVNADECLLTRMQEMSLDYHFTVEQEVGSSTHAFFGFNGTAGVWRIAAINEAGGWKDRTTVEDMDLAVRASLRGWKFLYLGDLQVKSELPSTFNAFRFQQHRWSCGPSNLFRKMVMEIIRNKKVTLWKKVYVIYSFFVVRKIVAHWVTFMFYCVVLPLTILVPEVYVPIWGAVYIPSVITILNSVGTPRSIHLLFYWILFENVMSLHRTKATFIGLLEAGRANEWVVTEKLGDSALKSKSGDASKNKTNTKAPSKRPRSKFADRIHTLELGFGVFLFICGCYDFVHGKNNYFIYLFLQTLSFLIAGFGYVGTIIPSS, encoded by the exons ATGGCTGAGATTTCACAGAAGATTCTGTTTCCGGGAACATTTCAGGGGGTGAGAGATGAGCTTGCAGGACAAATTGGGATGATGTGGGAGCTTGTCAAAGCGCCATTGATAGTGCCCATTCTGAGACTTGGGGTTTACGCTTGTTTGATCATGTCGCTGATGCTCTTCATTGAGAGGGTCTACATGGGGATTGTCATAATCCTCGTTAAGCTCTTCTGGAAGAAACCAGAAAAGCGTTACAAATTCGAGCCATTGCAAGAAGACCTTGAAATGGGCAGCTCCAATTTCCCTGTGGTACTCATCCAAATCCCAATGTTCAATGAAAGAGAG GTTTACAAGGTCTCCATTGGAGCGGCATGCGGTCTTTCATGGCCGTCGGATCGTCTCGTGATCCAAGTCCTCGATGATTCAACTGACCCTGCCGTCAAG CAAATGGTTGAGACGGAATGCCAGAGATGGGCGAGCAAGGGCATCAACATAACGTACCAAATCAGAGAGAACAGGACGGGCTACAAGGCCGGCGCTCTAAAAGAAGGGCTCAAGCGAAGCTACGTCAAACACTGCGAATACGTGGCCATTTTTGACGCCGATTTCCGGCCTGAACCGGACTATCTCCGGCGAGCCATCCCCTTCTTGGTCCACAACCCCCAGATTGCCTTGGTTCAAGGGCGCTGGATATTTG TGAATGCTGATGAGTGCTTGCTGACAAGGATGCAAGAGATGTCATTGGATTACCATTTCACAGTTGAGCAAGAAGTTGGTTCTTCAACACATGCCTTCTTTGGTTTCAATG GTACTGCTGGTGTATGGAGAATTGCTGCTATCAATGAAGCAGGCGGTTGGAAGGACCGAACAACAGTGGAGGATATGGATCTTGCTGTCCGCGCTAGTCTTAGGGGCTGGAAATTTTTGTACCTTGGTGACCTCCAG GTGAAAAGTGAACTTCCTAGTACTTTTAATGCCTTCCGTTTCCAGCAGCACCGGTGGTCTTGTGGTCCTTCTAATCTGTTCAGGAAAATGGTGATGGAAATCATTAGAAATAAG AAAGTAACACTGTGGAAGAAAGTATATGTCATTTACAGTTTCTTCGTCGTTCGGAAGATTGTAGCCCATTGGGTCACCTTCATGTTTTACTGTGTTGTACTTCCCCTGACCATCTTGGTTCCTGAAGTTTATGTTCCTATCTGGGGAGCTGTCTATATTCCCTCCGTCATCACCATTCTTAATTCAGTGGGAACTCCAAG GTCAATTCACTTACTTTTCTACTGGATTCTTTTTGAGAATGTGATGTCTTTGCACCGGACCAAGGCAACATTCATTGGTCTGCTAGAAGCTGGGAGAGCCAATGAGTGGGTTGTCACTGAAAAACTTGGAGATTCTGCTCTCAAAAGCAAATCAGGAGACGCTTCCAAGAACAAGACAAATACCAAAGCGCCTTCTAAACGACCACGATCTAAATTTGCAGATAG GATCCATACATTGGAACTGGGATTTGGAGTTTTCCTATTCATCTGTGGATGCTATGACTTTGTCCACGGGAAGAACAACTACTTTATATACCTCTTCCTCCAAACCTTAAGCTTCCTCATCGCAGGATTCGGCTACGTCGGCACCATCATCCCCAGCTCTTAG